The following coding sequences are from one Streptomyces sp. NBC_01294 window:
- the glgX gene encoding glycogen debranching protein GlgX has product MSSAAEQEAVEAVSHAVEAVRSGHAAPVPHIDGQPNGRSNGQQNGRPNGQVKGAVLRVQARPGPAVWPGSSHPLGARFHHGPDGTAGTNFALWAQGAEAVEVCLFDGDGSPGTETRCSLTELTHEIWHGFVPGVRPGQRYGFRVHGRWDPWTGVRHNPAKLLLDPYARAVDGDFTLPPEVYGHVRDWPQQYIADTVRDDRDSAPFVPKGVVVHDDDDWADDVRPKTPWADSVIYELHVRGFTMRHPGIPEELRGTYAGLAHPAAIEHLTKLGVTAVELLPVHQFAHEDHLLRRGLRNYWGYNSVGYFAPHAGYSSSGTAGQQVGEFKRMVRALHAAGIEVILDVVYNHTAEAGELGPTLSLRGIDNRGYYRLQSDQRRYADYTGCGNTLHAGRPHVLRLITDSLRYWVTEMGVDGFRFDLAAALARSMHDVDMLSPFLAVIAQDPVLRRVKLIAEPWDVGSGGYQVGAFPPLWTEWNDRYRDAVRDFWRGALPDVRDLGYRLSGSSDLYAWGGRRPYASVNFVTAHDGFTLRDLVSYERKHNEANGEEGRDGTNDNRSWNCGAEGESDDARIGVLRRRQLRNLLTTLLLSTGVPMLVAGDEFGRTQGGNNNAYCQDNETGWVDWSLLEDPAWQSLFALASRLISLRHAHPVLRRRAFFSGRPQGVDGLRDLAWFTPAGVEMTERDWYAPAAALGMYLSGRDIPGRDERGRQVTDDSFLALLHTGDRPVAWVLPGAPWAETYEVVLDTTLEAQSDAPLTRHRGGETLTVPARSVLLLRVAG; this is encoded by the coding sequence GTGTCGAGCGCAGCCGAGCAAGAGGCGGTGGAAGCCGTCAGCCATGCCGTCGAAGCGGTGCGGAGCGGCCATGCCGCCCCCGTACCGCACATCGACGGCCAACCGAACGGCCGATCGAACGGCCAACAGAACGGCCGGCCGAACGGCCAGGTCAAGGGCGCGGTGTTACGGGTACAGGCCCGCCCGGGGCCGGCGGTGTGGCCGGGGTCCTCGCATCCGCTGGGGGCCCGGTTCCACCACGGTCCGGACGGGACCGCGGGCACCAACTTCGCCTTGTGGGCGCAGGGCGCGGAGGCGGTGGAGGTGTGCCTGTTCGACGGGGACGGGTCCCCGGGCACGGAGACCCGCTGCTCCCTGACGGAGCTCACGCACGAGATCTGGCACGGCTTCGTGCCGGGCGTGCGCCCGGGGCAGCGGTACGGATTCCGGGTGCACGGCCGCTGGGACCCCTGGACGGGTGTGCGGCACAATCCGGCGAAGCTGCTGCTGGACCCGTACGCACGGGCCGTCGACGGCGACTTCACCCTGCCGCCGGAGGTGTACGGGCACGTCCGGGACTGGCCGCAGCAGTACATCGCGGACACCGTGCGCGACGACCGGGACTCCGCGCCGTTCGTCCCGAAGGGCGTGGTCGTCCACGATGACGACGACTGGGCGGACGACGTCCGGCCGAAGACCCCGTGGGCCGATTCGGTGATCTACGAGCTGCACGTGCGCGGCTTCACGATGCGCCATCCGGGTATTCCCGAGGAACTGCGCGGCACGTACGCGGGCCTCGCCCATCCGGCGGCGATCGAGCACCTGACGAAGCTGGGGGTCACCGCGGTCGAGCTGCTGCCGGTGCACCAGTTCGCGCACGAGGACCACCTGCTGCGCCGGGGACTGCGCAACTACTGGGGCTACAACTCGGTCGGCTACTTCGCCCCGCACGCCGGGTACTCGTCGAGCGGTACGGCCGGGCAGCAGGTCGGGGAGTTCAAGCGGATGGTCCGGGCGCTGCACGCGGCGGGGATCGAGGTCATCCTCGACGTGGTCTACAACCACACCGCCGAGGCGGGCGAGCTGGGTCCCACGCTGTCGCTGCGCGGGATCGACAACCGGGGCTACTACCGGCTCCAGTCCGACCAGCGCCGGTACGCCGACTACACCGGCTGCGGCAACACCCTGCACGCGGGGCGTCCGCACGTGCTGCGCCTCATCACGGACTCGCTGCGCTACTGGGTCACGGAGATGGGGGTGGACGGCTTCCGCTTCGACCTGGCGGCGGCGCTGGCCCGCTCGATGCACGACGTGGACATGCTGTCCCCGTTCCTCGCGGTGATCGCCCAGGACCCGGTCCTGCGACGGGTCAAGCTGATCGCCGAGCCGTGGGACGTGGGCTCGGGCGGCTACCAGGTGGGGGCGTTCCCACCTCTGTGGACGGAGTGGAACGACCGCTACCGGGATGCCGTACGGGACTTCTGGCGCGGTGCGCTGCCCGACGTACGGGATCTCGGGTACCGGCTGTCGGGGTCGAGCGACCTGTACGCCTGGGGCGGGCGGCGCCCGTACGCCTCGGTGAACTTCGTGACCGCGCACGACGGCTTCACCCTGCGCGACCTGGTGTCCTACGAGCGCAAGCACAACGAGGCGAACGGCGAGGAGGGCCGGGACGGGACCAATGACAACCGTTCGTGGAACTGCGGGGCGGAGGGCGAGAGCGACGACGCCCGGATCGGCGTGCTGCGCCGCCGCCAGCTGCGCAACCTCCTGACCACCCTGCTGCTGTCGACGGGGGTGCCGATGCTGGTGGCGGGCGACGAGTTCGGGCGCACGCAGGGCGGCAACAACAACGCGTACTGCCAGGACAACGAGACGGGGTGGGTGGACTGGTCGCTGCTGGAGGACCCGGCCTGGCAGTCGCTGTTCGCGCTGGCCTCCCGGCTGATCTCGCTGCGCCACGCGCATCCGGTGCTGCGCCGGCGGGCGTTCTTCTCGGGGCGGCCGCAGGGCGTGGACGGGCTGCGGGACCTGGCCTGGTTCACGCCGGCGGGCGTGGAGATGACCGAGCGGGACTGGTACGCGCCCGCGGCCGCGCTGGGGATGTACCTGTCGGGACGGGACATCCCGGGCCGTGACGAGCGGGGCCGGCAGGTGACGGACGACAGCTTCCTCGCGCTGCTGCACACCGGGGACCGGCCGGTGGCGTGGGTCCTGCCGGGGGCGCCGTGGGCCGAGACGTACGAGGTCGTCCTGGACACCACCCTGGAGGCCCAGTCCGACGCTCCCCTCACCCGTCACCGCGGCGGGGAGACCCTGACCGTCCCGGCCCGCTCGGTCCTCCTGCTCCGGGTGGCCGGCTGA
- a CDS encoding CDP-alcohol phosphatidyltransferase family protein, with protein MGRVNTALQELRGAQKSAKGVSLYSRFVNRPAGRYLAAASYALGLTPNQVTLVSAAFSFAAVAAVALAAPSWGLGIAVWAALAVGFAFDSADGQLARLRGGGSAAGEWLDHVVDCAKLTALHTCVLIAFYRFPAEYGIEGGAGGWLLVPLGFQFASVVTFFGGLLTEKLKPKPAPGSPAAAPSTLRAVALLPVDYGVFCLVFLLLGGGKLFAWAYAGLGVVAGLFLLAFLAKWFRELSAVPR; from the coding sequence ATGGGCAGAGTCAATACCGCGCTGCAGGAACTGCGCGGGGCGCAGAAATCGGCGAAGGGGGTGTCGCTGTATTCGCGGTTCGTCAACCGGCCCGCCGGGCGCTACCTGGCCGCCGCTTCGTACGCGCTCGGGCTCACCCCGAATCAGGTGACGCTGGTCAGCGCCGCCTTCAGCTTCGCGGCCGTGGCCGCGGTCGCGCTGGCCGCGCCCTCGTGGGGGCTCGGGATCGCGGTGTGGGCGGCCCTCGCCGTCGGGTTCGCCTTCGACTCCGCCGACGGGCAGCTGGCCCGGCTGCGCGGGGGCGGCAGCGCCGCGGGCGAGTGGCTCGACCACGTCGTGGACTGCGCCAAGCTCACCGCGCTGCACACCTGCGTGCTGATCGCCTTCTACCGCTTCCCCGCGGAGTACGGGATCGAAGGGGGCGCCGGCGGCTGGCTGCTGGTGCCGCTGGGCTTCCAGTTCGCCTCGGTCGTGACCTTCTTCGGCGGGCTGCTGACCGAGAAGCTCAAGCCCAAGCCCGCCCCGGGAAGCCCCGCTGCCGCGCCGTCGACCCTGCGCGCGGTGGCCTTGCTGCCCGTGGACTACGGGGTGTTCTGCCTGGTGTTCCTGCTGCTCGGCGGCGGAAAGCTGTTCGCCTGGGCGTACGCGGGACTGGGCGTGGTCGCCGGCCTCTTCCTGCTGGCGTTCCTCGCGAAGTGGTTCCGGGAGCTCAGCGCCGTTCCCCGGTGA
- a CDS encoding adenylyltransferase/cytidyltransferase family protein: MTEHDMSDFGAPARRPYRVGYAPGAYDLFHIGHLNILRHARSQCDYLVAGVVSDEMAELAKGRRPMIPLVERLEIVRSVKYVDAAFVETVPDKVETWKQVRFDVIFKGDDWRGTPKGDKLEKDFAAHGVDVIYFPYTVHTSSTQLRRALDALAEPAALPGQVTGERR; the protein is encoded by the coding sequence ATGACGGAGCACGACATGTCCGACTTTGGCGCGCCTGCGCGTAGACCGTATCGAGTCGGCTATGCGCCGGGAGCCTACGATCTGTTCCACATCGGACATCTGAACATCCTTCGGCACGCCCGCAGCCAGTGCGACTACCTCGTCGCCGGAGTGGTGTCCGACGAGATGGCCGAACTCGCCAAGGGGCGCCGCCCGATGATCCCGCTCGTCGAGCGCCTGGAGATCGTCCGCAGCGTGAAGTACGTGGACGCCGCCTTCGTCGAGACGGTCCCGGACAAGGTGGAGACCTGGAAGCAGGTCCGCTTCGACGTCATCTTCAAGGGCGACGACTGGCGGGGCACCCCCAAGGGCGACAAGCTGGAGAAGGACTTCGCCGCCCACGGCGTCGACGTCATCTACTTCCCCTACACCGTGCACACCTCCAGTACCCAGCTGCGCCGGGCACTGGACGCGCTCGCGGAACCCGCCGCGCTGCCGGGGCAGGTCACCGGGGAACGGCGCTGA
- a CDS encoding glycosyltransferase: MLLVSTNYAPEHAGIGPYATQIAEHWADLGHETHVLAGMPHYPAWSVEPEYKGALQRTEQRAGVTVHRRAHTVPPRQTAVKRALFEGSILLHGAVAPPRMPKPDAVLAQMPSLAGGVLAARLAARWKVPYVPVVQDLMGAAAAQSGISGGDKAAAIAGRAEAYALKRATLVGVIHETFVDRVVGMGVDPDRIRLVPNWSHVSVPTKPRGETRRHLGWSPGETVVLHSGNMGLKQGLEVLVGAARLDPNVRFVLMGDGSQRAALADLSADVPNLDIIPPAADGEFPDILAAADVLAVTQHAAVLDMSVPSKLTSYFQTGRPVVASVAAEGGTAQEVERSGAGVLVPPEDPEALLKAVRALAEDPDGADALGAAGPRHVAAHLSREAGLARIDALIDEALGGTRP; this comes from the coding sequence ATGCTGCTGGTTTCCACCAATTACGCTCCGGAGCACGCGGGGATAGGCCCGTACGCCACCCAGATCGCGGAGCACTGGGCGGATCTCGGCCACGAGACTCACGTCCTCGCCGGCATGCCGCACTACCCGGCGTGGTCGGTCGAGCCGGAGTACAAGGGGGCGCTCCAGCGCACGGAACAGCGCGCGGGGGTCACCGTGCACCGGCGTGCGCACACCGTGCCGCCCCGCCAGACCGCCGTGAAGCGCGCGCTTTTTGAAGGATCGATTCTGCTGCACGGCGCCGTGGCCCCGCCCCGGATGCCCAAGCCGGACGCGGTGCTCGCCCAGATGCCCAGCCTGGCCGGCGGCGTGCTCGCCGCCCGGCTCGCGGCGCGGTGGAAGGTCCCGTATGTCCCGGTCGTCCAGGACCTGATGGGCGCCGCCGCCGCGCAGAGCGGGATCAGCGGCGGCGACAAGGCCGCCGCGATCGCCGGCCGCGCCGAGGCGTACGCCCTCAAGCGGGCCACCCTCGTCGGCGTCATCCACGAGACCTTCGTGGACCGGGTCGTCGGCATGGGCGTGGACCCGGACCGGATCCGCCTCGTCCCCAACTGGTCCCACGTGTCGGTGCCCACCAAGCCGCGCGGCGAGACCCGCCGCCACCTCGGCTGGAGTCCCGGCGAGACCGTCGTCCTGCACTCCGGGAACATGGGCCTCAAGCAGGGGCTCGAAGTCCTCGTGGGCGCGGCCCGGCTGGATCCGAACGTCCGCTTCGTCCTGATGGGCGACGGCAGCCAGCGCGCCGCCCTCGCGGACCTCTCGGCCGATGTGCCGAATCTGGACATCATCCCCCCTGCCGCTGACGGCGAGTTCCCGGATATCCTCGCCGCGGCGGACGTACTCGCGGTCACGCAGCACGCCGCCGTGCTGGACATGAGCGTCCCGTCGAAGCTCACCTCCTACTTCCAGACCGGCCGGCCCGTCGTCGCCTCCGTGGCGGCGGAGGGCGGAACCGCCCAGGAGGTGGAACGCTCGGGCGCAGGGGTGCTCGTACCGCCGGAGGACCCCGAGGCCCTGCTGAAGGCCGTACGGGCCCTGGCCGAGGACCCGGACGGCGCGGACGCACTGGGAGCGGCCGGACCCCGCCACGTGGCGGCCCACCTGAGCCGTGAAGCGGGCCTGGCCCGCATCGACGCACTGATAGACGAAGCACTTGGGGGAACCCGGCCGTGA